In a genomic window of Rhizobium tumorigenes:
- a CDS encoding type II toxin-antitoxin system VapC family toxin codes for MLAIDTNIIIRYLTRDHSEQSTKARAAVEDNDVFVATTVMLECEWVLRSVYSYQPQQVCAALRAFAGLRRVTLENPGLVARALERTEQGMDFADALHLGSIGGCEAMMTFDRRFIKAARAAGSDEVREP; via the coding sequence ATGCTGGCGATTGATACCAATATCATCATTCGCTACCTCACCCGCGATCATTCGGAGCAATCGACGAAAGCACGCGCCGCTGTCGAGGATAACGATGTGTTCGTGGCAACGACTGTCATGCTCGAATGCGAATGGGTCCTGCGGAGCGTCTACAGCTATCAGCCGCAGCAGGTTTGTGCGGCGCTCCGGGCCTTCGCCGGCCTGCGTCGGGTGACGCTGGAAAATCCAGGGCTGGTGGCGCGGGCGCTCGAACGCACCGAGCAAGGCATGGATTTCGCTGATGCCCTCCATCTGGGTAGCATCGGCGGTTGCGAAGCCATGATGACGTTCGACCGCAGGTTTATCAAGGCGGCCCGAGCTGCCGGATCCGACGAAGTCCGCGAACCCTGA
- a CDS encoding AbrB/MazE/SpoVT family DNA-binding domain-containing protein, producing MAVPEKLTTVVSTKGQVILPKAVRLHQQWEPGTRLVVEETADGVLLRAAPHFAATEPDEVFGSLAYAGTSKSIEDMDAGIIAEARRRHAGD from the coding sequence ATGGCCGTGCCGGAAAAACTGACAACCGTCGTGTCCACCAAAGGGCAGGTCATCCTGCCCAAGGCGGTGCGTCTGCACCAGCAGTGGGAGCCGGGCACGCGCCTAGTGGTGGAGGAAACCGCCGACGGTGTGCTTTTACGCGCGGCACCGCATTTTGCGGCCACCGAGCCAGACGAGGTTTTCGGATCGCTTGCCTATGCCGGCACCTCGAAATCGATAGAGGATATGGACGCGGGCATCATCGCCGAGGCAAGGCGCCGCCATGCTGGCGATTGA